The genomic segment GCATggaatatatgtattttgtaaaaaGTCAACCGAATGCTGAAAATAGTGTAACTTTTAACTGTCATGGTCTTTGTGTTATGAGATTTCTGCCTGCTAAATTATGCCATAGCCTTAAGGGAGGACAGTTGGGGCTATGAGTGCCCTGGGTCAGGTCTCCTTTGATATGAACTTGGAATAGCCGTCAATTCTTCTAGCACTCAAAGCTACATTCACTGTAGAAATAAATGTCAACATTGCCTCTTGATTGGAAAGTAAATCTCCTGATAAACATTAGCACAGAATACTAGGTGAATTCAAATTGTCTTTAATGTCAAACAGAATTCAGTCATAAACCTCTAAATTCCCATCATTACTATTCTCTTCAAAGGCACAGCTATGTTTGCCATGGCCCTGAAACTCCTCACTCTTCACCCTCCCATACATACAAACCCACACAAAGTCTCAAGCAAATGAGGCTGGAACTGCGGTCTGATCTTCATTTATCTGACCCAAACACCCAGGCTCTTTCCATTGTTCCACACTGCAACATTTCAGAGTAGCCAAAAAAAATGGACAACATtatcataaaacttaaaaaacaattattgatgagaaaaaatatttagaactcACTGGTCTATACTACTGAAATAGCACTTCAAAATTTCTTAGTAAACTTGGGAAGCTGATAAGCACATTTAGCCAAGTATATGATGCGGAAACTGAATGATAGACATGCCCTATACCAATACAATATTTTGCAAAGCTATGATCATTAGTAATATGAATATTAACAGGTAAGTTATTGCTGAATTGCTGGTCCCACTTGAGCTGTAAAATGAGTCCTTTGTGTACCACCTCCCAAAGAGGGATACTGTTAGTATAGGCCCAGATGATCCATTCTTGTTTACCAAACGCCCATCTTTCAGCACCTAAAGAAAAGGTGGGAAAAGTACAGTCAGCTTTCTTAACATACAAGTTAAAAGCAAAGTAATCATTTTGAAACCATCCTAGATATAATATATAGTCAAGTCATTCCTGATTGAGGAGGATGCAGCAAGTAAACCAGGCAGGGGACAGCCACTTACTATATAATGAAGACTAGAGCAATTCGAGAGGGCCCAAGATTTTAGTTTCAACAATCAAATGTAACCATTAATGGAAAGTCAAAATCAGCAGCAGCAATTCATTGAGTTCAATTATGTGCAAGACAATCAGGAACCAGAGAGGTATACATCACATCCTTCCCTCAAGAAGTTTAAGAGCTAATGGTGAAATGGAGTGGATTCTAAACATAAAGAGAGAAATCAGTTTATCAGTTTATCAGAGAAGACAACAGGTAAGTGCTTAGGAGGTCTGAGAAGGAAAAACTGAACTGGTCTATTTCACAGAGTGGGACATAAGCTACCAGAAACCCAAGCAGTTAGGAATCTCTTTCTAGGGCTGTATGGTGAAGACATTGTGGGGAGTGGACATTGAATCAGCAAAGGCTCATTCTGAGACAGAAGTGTGTGTGACAGGTCAAGGCAATGTGAGTTCTCATTCTAGGTTGGTTAGAACCGGTGGTGTGCTAGAGCTAGTGGTGCACAGGCTCATGAGAACAGATTGTTAAAGTTTCAAGAAATTTGACAGCTGGCTTTTAAACACAGCTACTTTCCCCTCCTCCCccgcttttttgagatggagtcttgctctgtcacccaggctggagtgcagcggcacgatcttggctcactgccagctccacctcctgagttcaagtgattctcctgcctcagcctccccggtagctgggattacaggggtgtgccaccaagtccagctaatttttgtatttttagtagagacaggtcttcaccatgttaaccaggttggtctccaactcctggcctcaaatgatcctcccaactcggcctcccaaagtgctggcattacaggcatgagttatcAAGCTCTGCCAACAGATCCATTCTTGAAGCTGATCATGGTGGGAATATTGACACAATGAAAATTGGCAAATTCCATAAATCAGGGCTTTTTGTTTTCTACCTCAGGGAAGGAATTGTTAAAAGTTACATCACACCACTAGCTAGAGCTGAAGATTagtgaagaagagaagaaggaatatGGTCAGAGGAAGGTGGAGATCAGACTGTGAAAGGCATGAATGACTAGATCTAGCCTGAAGCCACAGTGGAGTCTTCGTAAGAGAAGAATGTGTACAAAGCAATTGAACAAGAGTAGAAGGAAACATGAATAGACAgtcaataaacagaaaagaataaaagaaaatgaacctgTTAGTTGCAGAAATGGAGTTGGAATGGAGAAGAAATTGAAAATTGGGAAATTGGTTGGAGTGGAGAAGAAATTGAAAATTGGGAAAATAGATGCTTTATaactggaagaagaaaatgacTAAATATCCTAGAAGATAACGATTGTGCTTTACTGTTCACAAAGTGCCGTCACATGCATTATCATATTTGATCCTCACCAAACCAGTCAGGAAAATATTCTCTTCTATGAGTAGGAAATTCGGGggttaagtgactttcccaaggttaTCTAACTAGTTAGTTACAGAGAACAGACTCTGCCAGTGCTTCTGATAATACACCAGAGTTGCTTAAGGTGCTAAAGCAAGATGTTTCCACATTTGTGGGCATGGTCAGTAACACCACCCTTTTTACATAAAACTAAAGTGGTGGTGGGGGTTGAGGATATGCAATAAGTGTGTTGAAATCTCTGCCATAGTGATCCTCTAAGATAATGTGTAAATATTTACGGACAGAGTGTGCATCCATCAACAGAACTGAGAAACTACTCAAGAAGCCATAGTGAGCATAACTGATGTAAAACACTTGCCATCTTCAATATTATGACTGCTCTCTCTAGAAACAACATATTCACAGAAGGGCCATGCCCTTCAAGGTCTCTAGAGAAAAGAAGCACTAAAAAACCCAAGAATGGGTTATTGGACTTTCTGGCTCTTTTTGAGAAAAGTAGGCACCTTAATCCTACATGGTCTTTAGATCACCATCCCTAAAGAGGAGAAACACATTGCCTCAGGCTTCCGTGGCTTCTTGGAAATCTTTTCCAAAAATGCCCAACTCCTTTTGTTTTAATTCTGCGCTCACAAAACAAACGGATCTATCATTTGTACTTTCGAGGGTATTTGCCAATGAAGAGTCTCCTTGACATACAGTTCGTTGTTCCCAGCTAAGGgaacctatttttttaaataacaagttGGTGTTCTAGCTTATCTATCTTGCAAGTTTGATTAGTATCTGTTCCTTAGAACCTGATAAACTTCAGTGAAAGTCATGCCACAGAGAATCTACACTTGTAAAATAAAGACTTGCCTCACCCTCACCATGATGCTCCCTCCAAGGGACTGCAATTCCAAAGACCCTCCCTGCCAGCTGTCACATGcctctttcatctcttttttgGTGTAATACAATCtatatctcatttctttcttctgcaaatGGGCTGGAGCAGGTGAGACGAGATCCAAATGATGATCATAGGTGCCCAGTTTAAATGGTAGGTTCTATgccccccttccctcctttcttccattcAAGAAAGAGCCAGAGATGGGATACAACATGACAAGTTCACAGAATCATTAAAAGTTGAGACCTACTGATACCACACTTACCCTGATGTAATAATTacacattgcatgtctgtatcaaaatatctcctgtaactcataaatatatacacctactgtgtacccaaaaaactaaaaacaaggctgggcatgcctgtaattccagaactttgggaggttgaggtggcagatcactcgaggtaaggagtttgagaccagcctggccaatgtggtgaaatcccatctccactaaaaatacaaaaattagctgggcgtggtggcatgcacctgtagtcccagctacttatgagactgaggcaggagaatcgcttgaacccgggaggcagaggctgcagtgagccgagaatgcaccactgcactccagcctgggcgacacagcgagactccatctcaaataataataataataattaaaaataataaaattacatttttttaagagtTGAGATGTACAAATACTATGGAGTTAAGCACTTAAATGTGTATTCTCTTGTATCATTCTCTAACTCTTCTTAACTTCCTGAAGCCATTTgggatgaaatttttaaaagaaaggaagtagCTATGGAATACATTATTTACGTTCTCCAACTCCTCATGCACTATCACCATCCACCTTCAAACACTTATGTGGTTCAGAGTAAGAGTGAAATCATATTTCTGGCTTTGGATCTTTAAAACCTAGTTTGGAAAACTCTAGCATTTTTTGTCCTTCTCCCATGGATGAAGTAGTTTCATCAGGTGAATGTTCAGTCCTACTTTGGGACAATTCCTCGAAGAGAAAGAGTTCTGTGAGTACAAGACATGGAAAAAGTGTCAAAGTAGTACCAGAAAATTAGATTGTGTGCTCAGTTTACATGTTCAGGCTTACAGGATATAATGCATCAATATTGCTAGACCCTATGTCCTCCTAAGTTTACCTTGGTGACCCTGATTtccctctctcatttcctttaagTGACCTCAGGTAGACGTTTATGTCAGTCCAGCCACCTTTTAGCTACTGGATTTTAGCCCAAGACTCCTTGCTGTAGATCTAATCATGATTTTCTGTAGTTGGTACTTTAGCTTTTATtccagcctcaatttcctcatgaGATTCTACCTAAACAGGTTCTATGGCAGCAAAGGATTCCTGGTCTTTGGATTTTACAGCCTTAAGGCTATACCATATGTTAAATTGTTGGTTTCACAGAATTAAGTATTTTTGTAAGTATGATATATTCCACTCTGATAACACAGCAGATACAGATACATGACCATAAGCAATCTGCAATTTTAAAGACTTCGTTACTTGATGCCTTGATGGAATTAACTTGGACCCTATTTTATAGACCATGTAATGATTTCACCCTAGTTACTGAAACCCAGCCACTGTTTACCACAATTCAGAGAAAACATTAATATTCGAACCACTGGagtttatgtatatatgcatgtatgtgagtgtgtgcaaGTGTTGTACATTAACAGATATAAGTCTGCAGAGTCATAATTCTTATTTGAAGCCAGCTTAATTTGTGAATTAATTAGCTACAGTCACTATAATTTGTGAACAAatgctggatgcagtggtgcatgcctttaagtcttagctactcaggaggctgaggcaggaggactgcttgagcccaggagtttgaggcttcagtgagctatgatcatgccactgcagtctaacctgagtgacagaggaagaccctgtttcaaaataaaaatgtgaaataaatatttgattttctgtttgtcttcacatgtaacaaaaggaaattaaaaatctataaataaacaTTCTTCAGTGAATGGTATCTCAAACTCACAGTTCTAGGTATGTTCTTTATTATGTTCTTCCAATGAAGTGTCATCATTTTATAATTAGTTgttataaattgaaaaaaatgatcACAATATTTTCCCCTCCTTGACCCATGTCCTTTCGCCACGTGATTTTATAGCTCTTCCCATTGAGAGGTCTGAGTCCTTTATTTCCCTACCGCTTGAATCAACTTTGCTCATGTAACTTCCTGCATTGATGCAACATTTGCAAACACGGTGCAAGCAGAGACTTGCAAAGAACTTGCCcattgtggtttttttctcttgatgcttCTGGACTCATTAAGCTAACATGTGAACAAGCTCAGGTTTGCTGAAAGATGAGAGACCACAGGGAGAGATGGCCTTAATAATCCCAGCTGTCCAAGACAAGGTAATCACAAACTGATCAGTGCTAGTCAACCCACTAGCCCACTAGCCAATGGCAGACATAACGAGCCCAGCCAGCATCAACTGAGCCTATCTCAGACCAGAAAAACAGCCTAGCTACACCAAGTTCAAATTGCCAACCCACAGAATCAGGGCTAAAGAAATGGTTTTGAGGAAATTTGTTACACAGCGGAAGTTAACCAGCAGAGTGGCTATAGCTTGTTTTACTTGACTTCAGAgaacatataaaatgaaaatactctTATAAAAGTCCTCTTACTTCAAATTTTCCAGGTGACAGATGAATTTCGGTAAGTAGCACTTCAGGAAAAACATACTTTGTTCCAAATGTGCCACTGAGggagaacatttcaaatcttgtAGAAGCAGTTTCTACTGGCTGTCCACAAGTTGTCAAATTAGTAGTTTTGCACTTCAGCATTGTGCAAACCTATGTGGAACAAACGCAGATAAAACACAATGCCTTACATTGAAGTTACTTGTACCAGAAATGTTACCTTAGTTTTTAACCACGCTAAGCAAACATTATCTTTCTCTGAAAAGGGATTTGGATCATGTTTCTTATAATTAACTACTTTATTAAAAATGGCAAGTGATTTGAGAATCAACCTACTTCCTAGATAACAAGTGGATTAAGAGAAAGAAGTCAGTTTAGAATTAAACTATTAATTTGGTATGTCAGATGATGGCACTGAGCTCAATGAAGTGGAGGTCTTTGGGCAACAATAGTACTGAAGCTGAAAGGATATTAAATTTTTTCCACCCCTGAATCTCACCTCTCTTTTTAATCCTTTTCTTTAGAAGAAGGCAGTGGGCACGGAGTAtaataggaaaatacaaattcagAGCCAACATTCTATAAAAcgttttcatctttaaaatttgtCATTTGAAAGCAATacaaggccagatgtggtggttcacacatgttatcccagcactttgggaggccaaggcagtcggatcaccagaggtgaggagttcgagaccagcctggccaacatggcgaaaccccgtctctactaaaaatagatccaggtatggtggcatatgcctatagtcccagctactcaggaggctgaggcaagagaatcgcttgaacctggaaggcagaggttgcagtaagccgagatcatgctactacactccagcgtggtgacagagtgagactctgtctcaaaaaaaaaaaaaaaaagaaagaaagaaagctgtaCAAAAACTAGGATATCTGATTAGAAGAGAAACTAAGATAAAAGTAGTATCCCTATTTACTGTTAGTTTTGCAAGTGAAAATAAAACTGTTCATAATTTAGATATGTTGGCAAGCCCAGTTAAGGAAGTCTTCCTCATGTTCACCACAATAGGCTGGTTTATTTGTCAAATAGAAAGTCATCAAGGTTtggttaataattttttaaatatggtaaAAGCAAGCAATAAGATTATACTTAATTcccattgcaaatattttatcctagtgtatgtatgtgtataaatgcacctgtgtgtgtggcggggcggggggggggcggTCATCAATGCATGGAGTCAAGCCAAGGAAAAGCACCTGGTTTTCTGGAACAAATATAAAAAGTtgacctggaatttacctttcaCTTGAACTCCCTTTCATTTGAACTGAGATTACCTGCCAGTACTCTCTTCTCCTTCGGCCATGCAATCCTGTGAAAGCTCCTAGAACGTACACttcattctcttctttttgtAACATTCTGTAGCTTAAATGACAGCAAAGCTCCTTTTGACAGACTGTAAGATTTCCTGCATTTTCAAAAAGTTCTGTGAAGTTGAACCCGTCCCGGGAAATAAATCCCCTAAAAGTGCTTTTCTGTACTGGAAATGGTTTGATGGTGGTGGCATAGGCACTCCAATTCACAGCTGTTGGGGGGGCAAGCGAGGATAGGGGGTGTGAATCCACCTCCGAAAGGAGGAGTTTTCCCGACTCTGTCTTCATGTCATAATGATACACTTTGGAACCGTTTGGTGTGTAAATACCACTTCCTGTGAATGAAAGACAGGTCTtctaaaaacaacacacacaaaaaaaccaacaCTGCCAATTTCCCCATCAGAACTGAGCATGTGGTCACGCCACCATATTAGTCACAATGAGAGAGCATGCGTACTTCTAATCACACTGAACACCTAACTACTTCTATTCTCTATTGGAAGAGATTAAAACAAACATTCCTTGGTCTCATCTCAATTAAACCTTAAATATAATCGCATTATTTATTAGCATTATGGAAAATTAAACCAACTACAAAAATCTTTGTAGTCAGGAGTTCCTGAAAGGTGGGGAAAGGGAATAAAAATTCTCCCCTGTTCCTCATTGTGGTGGTTTTCAAATATATCCAAAAATTCCTTAACACTCTTCTTTCCGGTGGGAGGATCTAATTCCTTTCCCCTTGAATGtgggctggacttagtgactCACTTCCATTGAACAGAACATGGCAGAAGTGATGGTGGGTAACTAGTCATAAACAGCAATGTGgcttcctcccttttctctcttgtCCCCTCTCTTTAATTGCTCTAGGGGAAGACAGCAGCCATGTCATGAGGATATGCCATGCAGCCCCATGAGGAGGCAAAGGGAAAGATGCAGAGGCTTCCATGGCCACTGAGGAAAGTAGAAGCTGGGTAGCGTTTGGCAAATTACTTGCACTCTCTgtatctcaattttctcatctgcaaaattggGATGACACTAACTATCTCatgtaattattatataattacatgAATAATACACATAAAGGTCTTAGTATAACCGTAGGTTATAATCAActgctagctttttttttctattgtgaaaCGATGACAAACACAGTAAGGAGTTCagacaaagaagcaaaaaatTAATACAGGTCATATCTGAGGCATTCATTTCTCTGCACTTAAAAATAGAAGATGAAACCTAACCTGGTCATGAATTACCTGTCATATTTAGGCTGACACGATGTATATTGGCCGCAAGAAGATTAACTCCCATTCCCATTGCCCAAGCTGAATGGAATTCAATAGCTGTCAAAAGGGGCAAAACATTCATCCAGGCTGTGGGAAACAGTATGGTGTCCACATGGAAATCTTTCACCAGGGTAACAGCGGGATCATAGAAGAGTATATCAAAGCACGTGAAAATGCCAAATCTTCCAAATGTGGTGTTGAAAGTCACCAACTCCGGCTTTTCAGGGACatcaaactgaggctcagagtacAGGTGGTACTACAACAAATGGATAGGAGAAAACTAGTAAAGCCTTGTTTGTTGAAGAGATGACTCATAAAAACCCTCCAAGTTGGTAATAAATTTGGCTATGGTCAACTGCAGGGAATCTCCTAGGAAGTGGATAAATCTGGCAATTGGAAGGAAATTTCTAAGGAAAATTGTGGAGGAATATGTAACATATGTCTATAGCATCTCTCtcatctcctctctctcctttctctctctgtccgtctctcTCAGTTAAGAGCAAAATACCGCCCCATAAACCCCAAAGTATataagcttctttttgttttatgttattttgttttgtttttctgagatggagtttcgctctatcacccaggatggagtactgtggcatgatttcggctcactgcaacctccatctcctgggttcaaacgattctcctgcatcagcctcccgagtagctggggttacaggcatatgccaccatgcccagttaatttttttgtatttttaatggagacggggtttcaccgtgtcagccaggatgatcttgatctcctgacctcatgatctgcccacctgggcctcctaaagtgctgggattacaggcatgagccaccacaccggcccTATAAGCTTCTTAAAGGTTAAAAAACATGCATTATTCTTCTTTGAATCCTTGGTACCTAGAAATGTAATATTAATAGATGCATA from the Macaca mulatta isolate MMU2019108-1 chromosome 4, T2T-MMU8v2.0, whole genome shotgun sequence genome contains:
- the VNN2 gene encoding pantetheine hydrolase VNN2 → MVTSSFPTFVAVFALITLQVGTEDSFIAAVYEHAVILPNRTKTPVSQEDALNLMNKNIDILERAIKQAAEQGARIIVTPEDALYGWEFTRETIFPYLEDIPDPQVNWIPCQDSHRFGHTPVQARLSCLAKNNSIYVLANLGDKKPCNSCHSTCPPTGYFQYNTNVVYNPEGKLVARYHKYHLYSEPQFDVPEKPELVTFNTTFGRFGIFTCFDILFYDPAVTLVKDFHVDTILFPTAWMNVLPLLTAIEFHSAWAMGMGVNLLAANIHRVSLNMTGSGIYTPNGSKVYHYDMKTESGKLLLSEVDSHPLSSLAPPTAVNWSAYATTIKPFPVQKSTFRGFISRDGFNFTELFENAGNLTVCQKELCCHLSYRMLQKEENEVYVLGAFTGLHGRRRREYWQVCTMLKCKTTNLTTCGQPVETASTRFEMFSLSGTFGTKYVFPEVLLTEIHLSPGKFEVLKDGRLVNKNGSSGPILTVSLFGRWYTKDSFYSSSGTSNSAITYLLIFILLMIIALQNIVLV